CGGCTTCCACTGTAACATTTTCACGTTGTATTTTAGCAACTTCAGTTGCTTTCTTGGCCTCCAGCATtgccttcttctcctcttccattTCTCTTTGGAGCTCCAACAATTCCTTCTTTGAACTGTCAGCTtcctttcttacattttcagtttCCATTTCTGCTTCTTCCAGAGCTCTTTCCTCATCTTTCAAGGACTTCTGGACCTCCAACAATTCCAGCTTTGCATTTTCAAGTTTCAGTGTTGCCATCTCGGCTTCCACTGTAACATTTTCACGTTGTATTTTAGCAACTTCAGTTGCTTTCTTGGCCTCCAGCATtgccttcttctcctcttccattTCTCTTTGGAGCTCCAACAATTCCTTCTTTGAACTGTCAGCTtcctttcttacattttcagtttCCATCTCTGCTTCTTGCAGAGCTCTTTCCTCATCTTTCAAGGACTTCTGGACCTCCAACAATTCCAGCTTTATATTTTCAAGTTTCAGTGTTGCCATCTCGGCTTCCACTGTAACATTTTTGCATTGCATTTTAGCAACTTCAGTTGCTTTCTTGGCCTCCAGCATtgccttcttctcctcttccattTCCCTTTGGAGCTCCAACAATTCCTTCTTTGAACTGTCAGCTtcctttcttacattttcagtttCCATTTCTGCTTCTTGCAGAGCTCTTTTCTCATCTTTCAAGGACTTCTGGACCTCCAACAATTCCAGCTTTGCATTTTCAAGTTTCAGTGTTGCCATCTCGGCTTCCACTGTAACATTTTCACGTTGTATTTTAGCAACTTCAGTTGCTTTCTTGGCCTCCAGCATtgccttcttctcctcttccattTCTCTTTGGAGCTCCAACAATTCCTTCTTTGAACTGTCAGCTtcctttcttacattttcagtttCCATTTCTGCTTCTTCCAGAGCTCTTTTCTCCTCATCTTTCAAGGACTTCTGGACCTCCAACAATTCCAGCTTTATATTTTCAAGTTTCAGTGTTGCCATCTCGGCTTCCACTGTAACATTTTTGCATTGCATTTTAGCAACTTCAGTTGCTTTCTTGGCCTCCAGCATtgccttcttctcctcttccattTCCCTTTGGAGCTCCAACAATTCCTTCTTTGAACTGTCAGCTtcctttcttacattttcagtttCCATTTCTGCTTCTTGCAGAGCTCTTTTCTCATCTTTCAAGGACTTCTGGACCTCCAACAATTCCAGCTTTGCATTTTCAAGTTTCAGTGTTGCCATCTCGGCTTCCACTGTAACATTTTCGCATTGCATTTTAGCAACTTCAGTTGCTTTCTTGGCCTCCAGCATtgccttcttctcctcttccattTCCCTTTGGGGCTCCAACAATTCCTTCTTTGAACTGTCAGCTTCCTTTCTTACACTTTCAGTTTCCATCTTTGCTTCTTCCAGAgctcttttctcctctttcaggGATGTCTGAACCTCCAACAATTCCTTTGTTGATTTTTCAGATTCTATCCTCATTTCTTTCATTgcccttttctcctcctctaaTGCTGCTTGGACCTCCCGCAACTCTTTCTTAatgttttcagatttatttgttGTCCCTTGcagctttttcttctccttatcCAGAGCCTTCTGAGCCTCCTGCAGTCTCTTCATTACATTCTCAACTTCCTTACTTGCATGCTTCAGTTCCTTGTTGGCCTTTTCtatttcttctctcttctctctcagtTTTTCCTTGCCTTCCATCAATTCTATGTTTGCCCTTTGTAATTTCAGCTCTGCAATTTCTTCTTGAAGCTCTGCCGTTTCAGTTGAGTACTTTGCCTTCTGTAATgtgctcttctcttctttcaggACCTTCAGGACTAACACAATTTCCCTCTTTACCTCCTctattcttcttctctcctcctcgtgttgtctctggagctccACCAACTCCTTCTTTGCAGCTTCGTTTTCAGCTGGTCTTTTCTCAGAGGCCTCTTCCAGTGAAATCATCTGCATGTTTCTGCACGTTTCcttttgtgtgtctgacatATTAAATGATAAATTAGTACACGAGTTTTAGCTTCTGCTGTTTCCTTTTACGTTTTTAACCGTCTTGCTCTCTGTTTCTGCCGTCCGAGATTCGCGATCACTAAATCTGGCTGACGAGCCTACTTAAACCTTTTCAGATCAAAGGCGGTGAAATcctctctttgtgtctttgatgTGGACTGGAATGAATCTCTTTTGATGTGATTCTTTACTCCTTCCAAAATACCACGCCCACAGACCGATAATTCTACCAGAATTATAGTAAGAACAAAATCAAACCATAACATTCTACAGTGAGATTCTATGGTGGCACGATCACCAGAGAGATAGCATAACATATTAATATTCAAACAATTAACTCAGGTATGCAAAACAAATATCACAGGTGAGTTTGTAACACCACAAGCACTgttgagaggtccagttcagtgacacaGACACAAGGCAGCTATCAGCTGCAACCGCGTATATGTCAGAACCCACCTGTCATCTA
This portion of the Archocentrus centrarchus isolate MPI-CPG fArcCen1 chromosome 17, fArcCen1, whole genome shotgun sequence genome encodes:
- the LOC115795690 gene encoding myosin-9-like, whose amino-acid sequence is MSDTQKETCRNMQMISLEEASEKRPAENEAAKKELVELQRQHEEERRRIEEVKREIVLVLKVLKEEKSTLQKAKYSTETAELQEEIAELKLQRANIELMEGKEKLREKREEIEKANKELKHASKEVENVMKRLQEAQKALDKEKKKLQGTTNKSENIKKELREVQAALEEEKRAMKEMRIESEKSTKELLEVQTSLKEEKRALEEAKMETESVRKEADSSKKELLEPQREMEEEKKAMLEAKKATEVAKMQCENVTVEAEMATLKLENAKLELLEVQKSLKDEKRALQEAEMETENVRKEADSSKKELLELQREMEEEKKAMLEAKKATEVAKMQCKNVTVEAEMATLKLENIKLELLEVQKSLKDEEKRALEEAEMETENVRKEADSSKKELLELQREMEEEKKAMLEAKKATEVAKIQRENVTVEAEMATLKLENAKLELLEVQKSLKDEKRALQEAEMETENVRKEADSSKKELLELQREMEEEKKAMLEAKKATEVAKMQCKNVTVEAEMATLKLENIKLELLEVQKSLKDEERALQEAEMETENVRKEADSSKKELLELQREMEEEKKAMLEAKKATEVAKIQRENVTVEAEMATLKLENAKLELLEVQKSLKDEERALEEAEMETENVRKEADSSKKELLELQREMEEEKKAMLEAKKATEVAKIQRENVTVEAEMATLKLENAKLELLEVQKSLKDEERALQEAEMETENVRKAADSSKKELLELQREMEEEKKAMLEAKKATEVAKIQCENVTVEAEMATLKLENIKLELLEVQKSLKDEERALQEAEMETENVRKAAENSKKELLELQREMEEEKKATLEAKKATEVAKMQCENVTVEAEMATLKLENIKLELLEVQRALEEAKSQEAEGPDAVVTECKDAHKPEEAKKVHKKKKKSKMSRICSWFSCIKGAQEEDD